A single region of the Candidatus Methylomirabilota bacterium genome encodes:
- a CDS encoding response regulator, whose translation MKTLRVLVADDQEHMRELMAEALSADGHTVDPAEDGMAALKLLDQQTYDLVVSDLQMPQVDGPKLYEEIRKRRPDAVPHFIFITGEDEAPGYGRFLSDSKVPVVTKPFKLKEFRQLLARLFPA comes from the coding sequence ATGAAGACGCTGAGGGTCCTCGTCGCGGACGATCAGGAGCACATGCGCGAGCTGATGGCGGAGGCGCTCTCCGCGGACGGTCACACCGTGGATCCGGCCGAGGACGGAATGGCCGCGCTGAAGCTCCTCGACCAGCAGACCTACGATCTGGTGGTGAGCGATCTGCAGATGCCGCAGGTGGACGGGCCCAAGCTCTACGAGGAGATTCGCAAGCGCCGGCCGGACGCGGTGCCGCACTTCATCTTCATCACCGGGGAGGACGAGGCGCCGGGCTACGGCCGCTTCCTGTCGGACAGCAAGGTGCCGGTGGTGACGAAGCCGTTCAAGCTCAAGGAGTTCCGGCAGCTCCTGGCCAGGCTGTTCCCGGCGTAG
- a CDS encoding YifB family Mg chelatase-like AAA ATPase has translation MLARVRSATLTGVDAATVFVEVDVASGLPSFTTVGLPDSTVRESRDRVRAAIRNAGFEFPIDRITVNLAPADLRKEGAAFDLPMAVGILCAIGLVKPGRLERALLVGELSLDASVRAVRGVLPIALHARRHGFGPLLVPAANAAEAGVVPAVTAIPIATLHDAVEYLNGEREIGPVRSHCLAGRSTSDGDGLDFSDVRGHEHAKRGLEIAAAGGHNVLMIGPPGTGKTMLARRVASILPPLSLEEAIEASTVWSVAGLLPAERGLLSVRPFRSPHHTASEAGLIGGGGLPHPGEISLAHHGVLFLDELPEFSQRVLEALRQPLEDARVVVSRSAGTASFPARFQLVAAANPCRRGCASLPTCACSPPERARYLGRLSRPLLDRIDLHLEIPSLPHAELIDSAAGEPSAAIRARVLAARARQAARFAGTSTHANARMSGRQTRRFCPLPPDASRLLGMAVTKLGFSARAHDRLLRVARTIADLAGADTISAEHVSEAIQYRTLDRAR, from the coding sequence GTGCTCGCGAGGGTCCGCTCGGCTACCTTGACCGGCGTCGACGCGGCCACCGTCTTCGTCGAGGTGGACGTGGCGTCCGGACTGCCCTCGTTCACCACGGTCGGGTTGCCCGACTCGACGGTCCGCGAGAGCCGCGATCGCGTTCGCGCGGCGATTCGCAATGCCGGATTCGAGTTTCCCATCGACCGCATCACCGTGAATCTCGCCCCGGCCGACCTGCGCAAGGAGGGGGCCGCATTCGACCTGCCGATGGCGGTGGGGATCCTGTGCGCCATCGGACTGGTGAAGCCCGGGCGACTGGAGCGTGCACTCCTAGTGGGCGAGCTGTCGCTCGATGCCAGCGTGCGCGCCGTTCGCGGGGTGCTGCCGATCGCGCTCCACGCCCGTCGGCACGGATTTGGCCCGCTGCTCGTGCCCGCGGCCAACGCCGCCGAGGCCGGGGTGGTGCCGGCGGTCACCGCCATCCCGATCGCGACGCTGCACGACGCGGTCGAGTACCTGAACGGCGAGCGGGAAATCGGGCCGGTGCGATCACATTGCCTCGCGGGCAGGTCGACGTCGGACGGGGACGGCCTCGATTTCTCGGACGTGCGGGGCCACGAGCACGCCAAGCGCGGTCTCGAGATCGCCGCCGCGGGCGGGCACAACGTGCTGATGATCGGGCCTCCCGGAACCGGCAAGACGATGCTGGCCCGGCGCGTGGCCTCGATCCTGCCTCCGCTGTCGCTCGAGGAGGCGATCGAGGCGTCGACGGTGTGGAGCGTCGCGGGACTGCTACCGGCCGAGCGCGGCCTCCTGTCGGTCCGCCCGTTCCGTAGCCCGCATCACACCGCGTCCGAGGCCGGGCTGATCGGCGGCGGCGGACTGCCGCATCCCGGGGAGATCAGCCTGGCCCACCACGGCGTGCTGTTCCTGGACGAGCTGCCGGAGTTCTCCCAGCGGGTGCTGGAGGCGCTGCGTCAACCGTTGGAGGACGCCCGGGTGGTCGTCTCCCGCTCGGCCGGCACCGCGAGCTTTCCCGCCCGCTTCCAGCTGGTCGCCGCCGCCAATCCATGCCGCCGGGGGTGCGCCTCGTTGCCGACCTGCGCTTGCTCGCCGCCCGAGCGGGCACGCTACCTCGGACGCCTTTCGCGTCCTCTCCTGGACCGGATCGATCTCCATCTGGAGATCCCGTCGCTGCCGCACGCCGAGCTGATCGACAGCGCCGCGGGCGAGCCGTCCGCGGCCATCCGGGCGCGCGTCCTCGCCGCGCGAGCCCGTCAAGCGGCGCGGTTTGCCGGAACCTCGACCCACGCCAATGCGCGGATGTCGGGCCGGCAGACCCGGCGCTTCTGTCCGCTTCCGCCGGACGCCTCGCGCCTGCTCGGCATGGCGGTCACGAAGCTCGGATTCTCGGCGCGCGCCCACGATCGACTGCTGCGCGTCGCCCGCACCATCGCGGATCTGGCCGGCGCCGACACCATCTCGGCCGAGCACGTCTCCGAGGCCATTCAGTACCGCACGCTCGACCGCGCCCGGTGA
- a CDS encoding NIPSNAP family protein — protein MITLSIRYTIDPRKRGDFERYARALGIVIPRCGGELVGYWMPTLFAGPTNIALALIDFPDLAAYEQYRERLAKDGDNVESVRRVQESGCILVEDRTFLQRV, from the coding sequence ATGATCACGCTCAGCATTCGGTACACGATCGACCCGCGCAAGCGAGGGGACTTCGAGCGCTACGCGCGCGCGCTCGGCATCGTCATTCCACGCTGCGGCGGCGAGCTGGTGGGCTACTGGATGCCGACGCTCTTCGCGGGCCCGACCAATATCGCCCTCGCGCTGATCGACTTTCCGGATCTGGCGGCGTACGAGCAGTACCGCGAGCGGCTCGCGAAGGACGGGGACAACGTCGAGAGTGTGCGGCGCGTCCAGGAGAGCGGCTGCATCCTCGTGGAGGATCGCACCTTCCTGCAGCGGGTCTAG
- a CDS encoding metalloregulator ArsR/SmtB family transcription factor, with protein sequence MSEPDIAFVAGLLADSSRAAMCMALAGGEARPAGELAARAGVSAQTASNHLAKLIAGRILRVEQQGRWRYYRLASADVGHAVEALAVVAPGSARTTSPAVTDIASWRLRQARTCYSHLAGRLGVALADAVTAGGWLEADGRDYRLTPTGVRSLRGLGIVVPARRSPAPARRCIDWTERRPHIAGLVGTALADLALDRGWIRRLRGTRAVMVTSRGRTQLRTVFNVRWEETTR encoded by the coding sequence ATGAGCGAACCGGACATCGCCTTCGTCGCCGGTCTACTGGCCGACTCATCACGCGCGGCGATGTGCATGGCTCTGGCCGGCGGGGAGGCGCGGCCGGCCGGCGAGCTCGCCGCCCGGGCCGGCGTCTCCGCCCAGACCGCGAGCAACCATCTGGCCAAGCTGATCGCCGGCCGCATCCTCCGTGTCGAGCAGCAGGGACGCTGGCGCTACTACCGTCTGGCCAGCGCGGACGTCGGGCACGCGGTCGAGGCCCTGGCCGTGGTCGCCCCGGGATCGGCCCGGACGACGTCGCCCGCGGTGACGGACATCGCCTCGTGGCGACTGAGGCAGGCACGCACCTGCTATAGCCACCTGGCCGGTCGTCTGGGGGTGGCGCTCGCCGACGCGGTGACCGCGGGCGGCTGGCTCGAGGCGGACGGCCGGGACTATCGGCTCACGCCGACCGGCGTCCGCTCGCTGCGAGGGCTCGGGATCGTGGTGCCGGCCCGGCGGTCACCGGCTCCGGCGCGCCGCTGTATCGACTGGACGGAGCGCCGACCTCACATCGCCGGCCTGGTCGGGACGGCGCTGGCCGATCTGGCGCTCGACCGCGGCTGGATCCGACGCCTTCGCGGCACCCGAGCCGTCATGGTGACGTCACGCGGGCGGACCCAGCTCCGCACCGTGTTCAACGTGCGATGGGAGGAGACCACGCGATGA
- a CDS encoding hydrolase yields the protein MSQPGSPTHPMAIAREHAAIVMIDVQERLFPAMDADHREEVMRNLKVLAAAARRLSVPMLVTEQYPKGLGHTLQELKETLPTGLEPIEKVAFSCWGVDTFRNRLSATGARQVILGGIEAHVCVLMSALDLLAAGYGVQVVADAVTSRTQANWRLAMAYLRQAGAVVTTAETALFQLLRQADSDDFRELARLIR from the coding sequence ATGAGCCAGCCCGGCAGCCCCACCCATCCCATGGCGATCGCCCGCGAGCACGCCGCGATCGTCATGATCGACGTGCAGGAGCGGCTGTTCCCGGCCATGGACGCCGATCATCGCGAGGAGGTGATGCGGAACCTGAAGGTCCTGGCCGCGGCGGCCCGGCGGCTGAGCGTTCCGATGCTGGTCACCGAGCAGTACCCGAAAGGGCTCGGGCATACGTTGCAGGAATTGAAGGAAACGTTGCCCACGGGCCTGGAGCCCATCGAGAAGGTGGCTTTCTCCTGCTGGGGAGTGGACACCTTCCGCAACCGGCTCTCGGCGACCGGTGCCCGGCAGGTGATCCTCGGCGGCATCGAGGCGCACGTGTGCGTGCTGATGTCGGCCCTCGATCTCCTCGCTGCCGGCTACGGGGTGCAGGTCGTCGCGGACGCGGTGACCTCGCGGACCCAGGCCAACTGGCGCCTGGCCATGGCCTATCTTCGGCAGGCGGGAGCGGTGGTCACCACCGCCGAGACCGCGCTCTTCCAGCTGCTGCGCCAGGCCGATTCCGACGACTTCCGGGAGCTGGCGCGGCTCATTCGGTGA
- a CDS encoding lytic transglycosylase domain-containing protein — protein MGVVALAGFLATVVGTSCAQADSYRMVETDGVVHLTNAPTDPRYRGLPGSSGTATGWLRMSETARGQYASEIREISSRHGVDATLVESVIRAESAFNPTAVSRSGARGLMQLMPKTALALGVRDSFNPRENIEGGVRHLRYLLDRYPGNVALAVAAYNAGEGAVDLHRGIPPYAETQQYVQRVLHGSGGAAWTSRGALPRSVYRYSGPNGSVTYSNLPPGSRLTVAR, from the coding sequence ATGGGCGTGGTGGCGCTGGCGGGATTTCTCGCAACAGTGGTAGGCACTTCCTGCGCACAGGCGGACTCCTATCGGATGGTCGAGACCGACGGCGTCGTCCATCTTACGAACGCGCCAACCGACCCTCGTTATCGAGGCCTCCCCGGCAGCTCCGGCACCGCTACCGGATGGCTGCGCATGTCCGAGACGGCCCGTGGGCAATATGCCAGTGAGATCCGCGAGATCTCGTCACGCCACGGGGTCGACGCGACGCTGGTGGAATCCGTGATTCGGGCGGAGTCGGCCTTCAATCCGACCGCGGTATCCCGCAGCGGCGCCCGAGGGCTGATGCAGCTGATGCCGAAGACCGCGCTGGCCCTCGGCGTGCGCGATTCCTTCAACCCGCGCGAGAACATCGAGGGCGGCGTGCGCCACCTCCGCTATCTGCTGGACCGGTACCCCGGCAACGTGGCCCTGGCCGTCGCCGCCTACAACGCGGGCGAGGGGGCCGTGGACTTGCACCGCGGGATTCCGCCGTATGCGGAGACGCAGCAGTACGTTCAGCGTGTGCTCCACGGCAGCGGCGGCGCAGCCTGGACGAGCCGAGGCGCCCTCCCTCGCTCGGTGTATCGCTACAGCGGGCCGAACGGCTCGGTGACCTACAGCAACCTTCCCCCCGGCAGCCGGCTGACCGTCGCTCGCTAG
- the lon gene encoding endopeptidase La gives MADDKVSTGSASPLGAGAPAPEQVPILPLRDTVLFPQSALPLGAGRESSVRLLDDVVRGDRLIGVFTQRDASTEEPQEADLHRTGTLATVHKVLKQPDGTVRLVVQGLHRIRITEIAQVRPYLVARIAAVPDVPTSAGDLEVEALARNAGNLFRQVVELSPMLPDELASVVQNVTQPDRLADLIAATLPTLNTEGKQALLETTDVKARLARLVAVLTKEAEVLALGSKIQSQVESEVGKSQREYYLREQMKAIQKELGQTDERAQELDDLRAKIEAAGMTEEAQKEAFRELDRLSKMPPAAAEYTVARTYLDWLLALPWNKQTTDNLDLAEARRVLDEDHSGLEKVKDRILEYLAVKSMRPAGKDPILCFVGPPGVGKTSLGRSIARALGRKFHRISLGGMRDEAEIRGHRRTYIGALPGQIIQGLRRAESKNAVFMLDEIDKLGMDFRGDPASALLEVLDPEQNVAFRDHYVDVAFDLSKILFITTANLLDTVPPPLRDRMEIIELAGYTEEEKVRIARSHLVPKQVADHGLIESDHIRWTDGALRLLVRGYTREAGLRNLEREIAAVTRKVAKRRVEGQHEPVEVTEALVGELLGSPRYMHEELEERTRIPGVAVGMSWTPTGGEILFIEATRMKGSKTLTLTGQLGDVMKESAQTALSWARSHASELGVRSDYWETSDIHVHVPAGAIPKDGPSAGVTMVTALVSLMTQRPVRSDLAMTGEVTLSGRVLPVGGIKEKVLGARRAGVKVIILPKRNEKNLIEDVPAQVREGMTFHLVDTLDQVLNLALEEPIPKDNRIREALLQARN, from the coding sequence ATGGCAGACGACAAGGTGTCCACGGGAAGCGCGAGCCCGCTCGGCGCTGGCGCTCCGGCTCCAGAGCAGGTACCCATCCTGCCGTTGCGTGACACCGTGCTCTTCCCGCAGTCCGCGTTGCCGCTCGGGGCGGGACGCGAGTCCTCCGTCCGCCTTCTCGACGACGTGGTCCGCGGCGACCGCTTGATCGGCGTATTCACCCAGCGCGATGCGAGCACCGAGGAGCCGCAGGAGGCGGACCTCCATCGCACCGGAACCCTGGCCACCGTGCACAAGGTGCTGAAGCAGCCTGACGGTACGGTGCGCCTGGTCGTCCAGGGCTTGCACCGGATCCGCATCACCGAGATCGCCCAGGTGCGCCCCTATCTGGTGGCGCGCATCGCCGCGGTGCCCGACGTACCAACGTCGGCGGGAGATCTGGAAGTCGAGGCGTTGGCCCGAAACGCGGGCAATCTGTTCCGTCAGGTGGTCGAGCTATCGCCGATGCTGCCGGACGAGCTCGCCTCCGTGGTGCAGAACGTGACCCAGCCAGACCGGCTCGCCGATCTCATCGCGGCCACGCTGCCTACCTTGAACACCGAGGGGAAGCAGGCGCTGCTGGAGACGACGGACGTCAAGGCGCGCCTGGCGCGGCTCGTGGCGGTGCTCACGAAGGAGGCCGAGGTCCTGGCGCTCGGTTCCAAGATCCAGTCACAGGTCGAGTCCGAGGTGGGCAAGAGCCAGCGCGAGTACTACCTGCGCGAGCAGATGAAGGCCATCCAGAAGGAGCTCGGCCAGACGGACGAGCGCGCGCAGGAGTTGGACGACCTGCGGGCCAAGATCGAGGCGGCCGGAATGACCGAGGAGGCCCAGAAGGAGGCCTTCCGGGAGCTCGACCGTCTCAGCAAGATGCCCCCGGCGGCCGCGGAGTACACGGTCGCCCGAACGTATCTGGACTGGCTGCTGGCGTTGCCGTGGAACAAGCAGACCACCGACAATCTGGACCTCGCGGAGGCGCGTCGGGTGCTGGACGAAGACCACTCCGGCCTGGAGAAGGTGAAGGACCGGATCCTCGAGTACCTGGCCGTCAAGAGCATGCGGCCGGCCGGGAAGGATCCGATCCTGTGTTTCGTCGGCCCTCCGGGTGTCGGCAAGACGTCGCTCGGCCGTTCGATCGCGCGGGCGCTCGGCCGCAAGTTCCACCGGATCTCGCTCGGCGGCATGCGGGACGAGGCGGAGATCCGCGGGCATCGTCGCACCTACATCGGGGCGCTACCGGGCCAGATCATCCAGGGGCTGCGGCGGGCCGAGTCCAAGAACGCGGTGTTCATGCTGGACGAGATCGACAAGCTCGGCATGGACTTCCGCGGCGACCCGGCCTCCGCGCTGCTGGAAGTGCTCGATCCCGAGCAGAACGTCGCCTTCCGGGACCACTACGTCGACGTGGCGTTCGACCTGTCGAAGATCCTGTTCATCACGACGGCCAACCTGCTCGACACCGTGCCGCCTCCGCTGCGCGATCGTATGGAGATCATCGAGCTCGCCGGCTACACGGAAGAGGAGAAGGTGCGGATTGCCCGCAGCCATCTGGTTCCGAAGCAGGTCGCGGACCATGGCCTGATCGAGAGTGATCACATCCGCTGGACGGACGGCGCCCTGCGCCTGCTCGTCCGCGGCTACACCCGCGAAGCGGGCCTGCGGAACCTCGAGCGGGAGATCGCGGCGGTGACTCGGAAAGTGGCCAAGCGTCGCGTCGAAGGGCAGCACGAGCCGGTCGAGGTGACCGAAGCCCTCGTCGGTGAGCTGCTCGGCTCGCCGCGGTACATGCACGAGGAGCTGGAGGAGCGGACTCGTATCCCGGGCGTTGCGGTCGGCATGTCGTGGACGCCGACCGGCGGCGAGATCCTCTTCATCGAGGCGACCCGGATGAAGGGCAGCAAGACACTGACGCTTACCGGGCAGCTGGGCGACGTCATGAAGGAATCCGCCCAGACGGCGCTGTCCTGGGCGCGCTCCCACGCCTCCGAGCTGGGCGTGCGCTCGGACTACTGGGAAACCTCCGACATCCACGTGCACGTCCCGGCGGGTGCCATCCCGAAGGACGGGCCTTCGGCCGGTGTCACCATGGTGACGGCACTGGTTTCCCTGATGACTCAGCGTCCCGTGAGATCGGACCTCGCGATGACGGGCGAGGTGACGCTCTCCGGCCGTGTGCTGCCGGTCGGCGGCATCAAGGAGAAGGTGCTCGGTGCCCGACGGGCGGGGGTCAAGGTGATCATCTTGCCGAAAAGGAACGAGAAAAACCTCATCGAGGACGTGCCGGCGCAGGTTCGCGAGGGGATGACCTTCCACCTCGTGGATACGCTGGATCAGGTGCTGAATCTGGCTCTCGAAGAGCCGATTCCGAAGGACAACCGGATTCGGGAAGCTCTGCTTCAGGCCCGCAACTAG
- a CDS encoding MerR family transcriptional regulator, protein MIGVVAEMVKIHPQTLRMYEKKGLIRPSRTEGKTRMYSAEDVEEIARVTRLARDLGVNLAGIEIILKMRRRMLDMQAQIEELTNHVRSDMTQSRDDAQRGRSEALVRAAASQLSPVDLF, encoded by the coding sequence ATGATCGGTGTGGTCGCCGAGATGGTGAAGATCCACCCGCAGACCCTCCGCATGTACGAGAAGAAGGGGCTGATCCGGCCGAGCCGCACCGAGGGAAAGACCCGGATGTATTCGGCCGAGGACGTCGAGGAGATCGCGCGCGTCACCCGGCTGGCCCGCGACCTGGGGGTGAATCTGGCCGGCATCGAGATCATCCTAAAGATGAGACGTCGGATGCTCGACATGCAGGCGCAGATCGAGGAGTTGACCAACCACGTGCGGAGCGACATGACGCAGTCACGTGACGACGCTCAGCGGGGGAGAAGCGAGGCGCTCGTCCGAGCCGCGGCCAGTCAGCTGTCGCCCGTTGATCTGTTCTGA
- a CDS encoding J domain-containing protein, producing MRDYYAVLGVEAGATAIQIRRAYQRLARRYSPDVNFWDHGARAVFEEIVHAYRILSDPTARTVYDRQGAPVVRDRATSAGATRGGRRGDDLHVPVELSFQQAVTGVEVSVPVDRLSPCEACDASGAEPGAEPAPCAHCGGLGTIWRETSREACPACDGAGTRVAEPCSACRGRGVAPGRTSLHVVLPPGMDTGSQLRIPDEGHSGPFGGPRGDLVVIARVHADPRYTRKGDNLYCEVPLSMAEAVLGCRIRVRGVDGLIDLVIPPGTQGGQTFRIRGRGVRRLAADGFGDLYVTTRVQIPRGLDPRTQEMFRELARLLPARTETDNVGSARE from the coding sequence ATGCGTGACTACTATGCAGTGCTCGGGGTGGAGGCGGGCGCGACGGCGATCCAGATCCGTCGAGCCTATCAGCGTCTCGCCCGGCGGTATTCCCCGGACGTCAACTTCTGGGATCACGGCGCTCGCGCCGTGTTCGAGGAGATCGTCCACGCGTACCGCATTCTGAGCGATCCCACCGCCCGTACCGTCTACGATCGACAGGGCGCCCCGGTTGTGCGGGACCGCGCGACCTCCGCGGGGGCCACTCGGGGCGGACGGCGAGGCGACGATCTGCATGTTCCCGTGGAGCTCTCGTTTCAGCAGGCCGTCACCGGCGTCGAGGTGTCCGTGCCCGTCGACCGGCTGTCGCCGTGCGAGGCCTGCGACGCCAGTGGCGCCGAGCCCGGCGCCGAGCCGGCGCCCTGTGCTCACTGCGGCGGACTCGGTACGATTTGGCGCGAGACATCGAGGGAAGCGTGCCCGGCGTGTGACGGAGCGGGCACCCGCGTGGCCGAGCCGTGCTCGGCCTGCCGTGGACGGGGTGTGGCGCCCGGACGCACTTCTTTGCACGTCGTGCTGCCGCCCGGTATGGACACGGGCAGCCAGCTCCGGATTCCCGATGAAGGGCACTCGGGCCCCTTCGGGGGTCCCCGGGGCGACCTGGTTGTGATCGCCCGGGTGCACGCCGATCCGCGTTACACGCGGAAGGGCGACAACCTCTATTGCGAGGTCCCGCTTTCGATGGCCGAAGCAGTCCTCGGCTGTCGAATCCGCGTCCGGGGGGTGGACGGTCTCATCGACCTCGTGATCCCGCCCGGCACGCAGGGAGGGCAGACCTTTCGGATCCGCGGCCGGGGGGTACGCCGGCTGGCTGCAGATGGCTTTGGGGATCTGTACGTCACCACGCGGGTCCAGATCCCGCGCGGTCTCGATCCGCGGACGCAGGAGATGTTCCGGGAGCTCGCTCGGCTCCTGCCCGCCCGCACCGAGACCGACAACGTGGGGAGCGCGCGCGAATGA
- the dnaK gene encoding molecular chaperone DnaK: protein MAKVIGIDLGTTNSVVAVVEGGDPTVVANQEGSRLTPSVVAFTKEGDTLVGQVAKRQAITNPENTIFSIKRFMGRRYDEVMSEIKLVPYKVLKADNGDARVESRGKVYSPPEISALVLRKLKEAAEAYLGEKVTQAVITVPAYFNDSQRQATKDAGAIAGLDVLRIVNEPTAAALAYGLDKKKDETVAVYDLGGGTFDISVLEIGEGVVEVKATNGDTHLGGDDFDQRVMDWIAEEFKKENGIDLRKDRMALQRLKEAAEKAKCELSTTVQTEINLPFITADATGPKHLVLTLTRAKLESLVADLIERSLTPCREAMRQAGVNPGDIDEVILVGGQTRMPKVQEEVKKLFGKEPNRTVNPDEVVAVGAAVQAAVLTGEVKDLLLLDVTPLSLGIETLGGVMTRLIDANTTIPTKKAETFTTAADSQPSVEVHVLQGERPMARDNRTLGRFHLDGIPSAPRGVPQIEVTFDIDANGILNVSARDKATGKQQNITITASSGLSKDEIERMKKEAEAHAADDARQRESIEVKNLGDSTVYNTEKMLRDHGDKVPAADKQATETALGELREALKTDDLDRIKKAQEAVTQASHKLAEAMYRDAQAQAQPGAAGASQSGAPSGSGDGNAAPKGDVVDAEFEDLGEKK from the coding sequence ATGGCGAAGGTGATTGGCATTGACCTCGGTACGACGAACTCGGTGGTGGCGGTGGTGGAGGGTGGAGATCCGACCGTCGTTGCCAACCAGGAAGGAAGCCGCCTGACTCCTTCGGTGGTGGCATTCACGAAGGAGGGTGACACGCTGGTCGGGCAGGTGGCGAAGCGTCAGGCCATCACCAACCCCGAGAACACGATCTTCTCGATCAAGCGCTTCATGGGTCGGCGGTACGACGAGGTGATGAGCGAGATCAAGCTCGTGCCGTACAAGGTCTTGAAGGCCGACAACGGTGACGCGCGCGTGGAGAGCCGGGGCAAGGTGTATTCCCCGCCCGAGATCTCGGCGCTCGTACTCCGCAAGCTGAAGGAGGCCGCGGAGGCCTATCTGGGGGAGAAGGTCACCCAGGCGGTGATCACGGTTCCCGCCTACTTCAACGACAGCCAGCGCCAGGCCACCAAGGACGCCGGCGCGATCGCGGGCCTCGACGTGCTTCGCATCGTCAACGAGCCCACCGCCGCCGCCCTCGCGTACGGCCTCGACAAGAAGAAGGACGAGACGGTCGCGGTGTACGACCTTGGCGGCGGCACCTTCGACATCTCGGTGCTGGAGATCGGCGAGGGAGTGGTCGAGGTGAAGGCGACCAACGGCGACACCCACCTCGGCGGTGACGACTTCGACCAGCGGGTCATGGACTGGATCGCCGAGGAGTTCAAGAAGGAGAACGGCATCGATCTGCGCAAGGATCGCATGGCCCTCCAGCGGCTGAAGGAGGCCGCCGAGAAGGCGAAGTGCGAGTTGTCCACCACGGTTCAGACCGAGATCAACCTGCCGTTCATCACCGCGGACGCGACCGGCCCGAAGCACCTGGTCCTCACCCTGACCCGCGCCAAGCTCGAGTCGCTGGTGGCGGATCTCATCGAGCGGAGCCTGACCCCGTGCCGCGAGGCCATGCGTCAGGCCGGGGTGAACCCCGGGGACATCGACGAGGTCATCCTGGTGGGCGGCCAGACCCGGATGCCGAAGGTCCAGGAGGAGGTCAAGAAGCTCTTCGGCAAGGAGCCGAACCGGACCGTCAACCCCGACGAGGTCGTGGCGGTCGGCGCGGCGGTGCAAGCGGCGGTGCTCACCGGCGAGGTCAAGGATCTCCTGCTCCTCGACGTGACGCCGCTCTCTCTCGGTATCGAGACGCTGGGCGGCGTGATGACCCGGCTGATCGACGCCAACACGACGATCCCGACCAAGAAGGCCGAGACGTTCACGACCGCCGCGGACAGCCAGCCTTCCGTGGAGGTGCACGTGCTCCAGGGCGAGCGGCCGATGGCGCGCGACAACCGGACGCTCGGTCGATTCCACCTGGACGGCATTCCATCGGCGCCGCGAGGCGTGCCGCAGATCGAGGTCACGTTCGACATCGACGCGAACGGTATCCTCAACGTGTCGGCGCGAGACAAGGCGACCGGGAAGCAGCAGAACATCACGATCACAGCCTCGTCCGGCCTCAGCAAGGACGAGATCGAGCGCATGAAGAAGGAGGCGGAGGCCCACGCGGCCGACGACGCGCGGCAGCGCGAGAGCATCGAAGTCAAGAATCTCGGCGACTCGACCGTCTACAACACCGAGAAGATGCTCCGCGACCATGGTGACAAGGTGCCGGCGGCGGACAAGCAGGCGACCGAGACCGCCCTGGGCGAGCTTCGCGAGGCGCTCAAGACCGACGATCTGGATCGGATCAAGAAGGCACAAGAGGCGGTGACTCAGGCATCGCACAAACTGGCCGAGGCGATGTATCGCGACGCCCAGGCCCAGGCGCAGCCGGGAGCGGCGGGAGCTTCGCAGTCCGGAGCTCCGTCCGGCAGTGGAGACGGCAACGCGGCCCCGAAGGGAGACGTCGTGGATGCCGAGTTCGAGGATCTCGGGGAGAAGAAGTAG
- a CDS encoding Hsp20/alpha crystallin family protein, whose product MALIRFRPFSNDLPLSDIQSQMNRLFDNFLGQPASPEVGERVWAPAADMYETKNEVVVRAELPGITDKDIHVSVTGDLLTIQGERRGENDVQDASHYRRERWFGKFVRTFSLPMPVESSQIKATYRDGVLTVTLPKSEEIKAKEIKVEAV is encoded by the coding sequence ATGGCTCTAATCAGATTTCGCCCGTTCTCGAACGATCTGCCGCTCAGCGACATCCAGTCCCAGATGAATCGCTTGTTCGACAATTTCCTGGGACAGCCGGCTTCCCCCGAGGTCGGCGAGCGCGTGTGGGCTCCGGCCGCGGACATGTATGAGACGAAGAACGAGGTCGTGGTCCGTGCGGAGCTGCCGGGCATCACCGACAAGGACATTCACGTCTCAGTGACCGGCGATCTGCTCACGATCCAGGGTGAGCGTCGGGGAGAGAACGACGTTCAGGACGCGAGCCACTATCGTCGGGAGCGCTGGTTCGGAAAGTTCGTGCGAACGTTCTCGCTTCCGATGCCCGTCGAGAGCAGCCAGATCAAGGCCACGTACCGCGACGGCGTGCTGACCGTGACGCTTCCCAAGTCCGAAGAGATCAAGGCAAAGGAGATCAAGGTCGAGGCCGTCTAG